Proteins encoded in a region of the Nicotiana tomentosiformis chromosome 9, ASM39032v3, whole genome shotgun sequence genome:
- the LOC138898961 gene encoding uncharacterized protein, with product MTGLSISIIAHKLPTNPMCPPVKKKLRKFKRDMSLKIKEEVTKKIKSKVLRVVEYLTWLANIVLDPKKDGKVRVCVDYRDLNRASPKDDFLLLNIRILIDNCTKDELQSFVDCFARYHQIWMDEVDAKKMPLSHRGEYIVTK from the coding sequence atgACTGGGTTAAGCATATCCATAATAGCTCATAAGTTACCcaccaatcccatgtgtccaccggtaaagaagaagctcagaaagttcaagcgagatatgagtttgaagataaaagaggaggtgaCCAAGAAAATCAAATCCAAGGTTCTACGAGTGGTCGAATACCtgacctggttagccaacattgtgttggatccaaagaaagatggaaaagttagagtatgtgtcgattaccgagatctgaacagagcaagtcctaaggatgattttctGCTACTTAACATACGCATACTGATTGACAATTGCACCAAggatgaactccaatcctttgtggactGCTTCGCAAGATAccatcagatttggatggatgaagtggaTGCCAAAAAAATGCCTTTATCACACCGTGgggaatatattgttacaaaatga